The following are from one region of the Pseudodesulfovibrio piezophilus C1TLV30 genome:
- a CDS encoding structural protein yields MPKRMVGISTQESLAKFKKAGAKHDSNNQKPPKNPKGNYYWTVHPKERACETCKAMEGKEFIEEPERPHPKCKCEIKKHPLRRPKRYINGPLTGHAYETFTGGDHVKIFFEGISGGLTSGVHLSTNHDHSEQITCMSFSSNSTSLDASQEPPVHWRIHMVAAGSDNVMINYTLEHEVWSE; encoded by the coding sequence ATGCCAAAACGTATGGTGGGGATTTCAACTCAAGAGAGCCTAGCGAAGTTCAAAAAGGCTGGAGCGAAGCATGATAGTAATAATCAAAAACCACCTAAAAACCCAAAAGGTAATTACTACTGGACTGTGCATCCTAAAGAGAGAGCATGTGAAACATGTAAGGCTATGGAAGGAAAAGAGTTTATAGAAGAACCGGAACGTCCGCATCCTAAATGTAAATGCGAGATAAAGAAACATCCATTGCGGAGACCGAAACGATATATTAATGGGCCGTTAACGGGGCATGCATATGAGACCTTTACGGGTGGAGATCATGTTAAAATATTTTTTGAGGGCATCTCTGGCGGGCTTACTTCTGGTGTCCATTTGTCGACTAACCACGACCATTCTGAGCAGATTACATGTATGTCGTTTTCGAGCAACTCAACTTCGTTGGACGCAAGCCAGGAGCCGCCGGTGCATTGGCGGATACATATGGTCGCTGCCGGTTCGGACAACGTTATGATCAACTACACTCTTGAGCACGAGGTGTGGAGTGAATAG